From Candidatus Thermoplasmatota archaeon:
CATTGTACTGGCAAATCGGGCTCCTTCTGACGCAGATATCCATTCCAACATGAATCGACGCGGGTCGATTCCTGCCTTCTCGATCAGCCTTCTAGCAAGTTTCATTCTCCTTTCCGCGTAGTAGTTCCCCTTCGTGTAGTGACAATCACCAAGATGACACCCCGCCACGAACACGCCATCAGCACCGTGAAGAAGCGCCGCCAGTATGATCGGCGGGTCCACCCTTGCGGAGCACATCACTCGAATGATGCTGACATTCGGGGAGTACTGGAACCGACTGACTCCGGCGAGATCCGCGGCCGCGTACGAACACCAATTGCAGAGGAAGCCAACGATTCGGGGGTTGAATCCTTCGTCCGCATGACTCCCAGCCGAGGCAATTGCAGCTACCTGGGCGAGTATCTGATCCTCGGTGAAATGCTTCACGGTCGTTGCCCTTGCGGGACAGCCGCTGGCACAACTTCCACAACCTTTGCAGAGGGCATCAGTGACGAGGGCCTTGCCTCCATCTTCGTCGACGTGAATGGCATCGAACGGACATATGGACTCGCAGGTTCTGCAACTGACGCAGATATCTTCGTCAACGAAGGCAACCGATCCTTCTGCCGCCAGATGTTCCTTTGACAAGAGCGCCACAACCTTCGCTGCCGCGGCATGGGCCTGCGCCAGGTTCTCGTCCACGAATTTCGGACCCTGAGCAAGACCACACAGGAATATCCCTTCAGTCGAGAACTCCACTGGCCTCAGCTTCCTGTGCGCTTCGAGGAAGAAGCCATCTCCGCCCAAGGGAACCTTCAATATTTCCGAAAGCCTCTCGTTGTCCGGGCTGGGCCTGGTCGCAGCATTGAGGACCACATGCTCGGGCCGGAGCATTATCTCCTCCCCGAGGAAGCGGTCCTTGACGACGACCTTCAGCTTCCCGTTCTCCTCCCGTACATCTGGCGGGTTATCGTCGTTGTACCTCAGGAAGATGATCCCTCTTTTGGATGCCTCTCTGTAGAATCTCTCTCTGAATCCGTACGTCCTTATGTCCTTGTACAGCACATACACAGGCGTTTCAGGATACCTCTCCTTCACCCACAGCGCGTTCTTGATGGACGTGGAACAGCATATGCGACTGCAGTTGTGATACTCGGGTACTCGGGAACCGACGCACTGAATAATCACGATGCTACCGGGATTGAAGTCCTCTTGCAGCATCATCTCCTCTAGCTCGAGCTGGGTTATCACGTGATCGTTCTTCCCGTACAGATACTCCGTGGGCTCGTACTCGACGGCACCGGTGGCCAGTATCACAACACCATGGTCTATTTCCTTCCCGTTCGACAGTTCCGTTCGAAAGTCCCCCACAAATCCGCTTACGGATTGGACTTCGCTCTCCATATGCAGCGTTATTCCCTCTTTGCTTCGCACTTCCCCTATCATATCCTTGAGCAGTTCCTGAGGATCCTCACCCACGAGGGTGTGTGTCACCCTCCTCAGGTTCCCGCCAAGCTCGCTGCTCTTCTCCACGAGATGTGTCTCTATCCCGTGTTCCGCCAATGACAATGCGGCGGCCATTCCCGACAGCCCGCCGCCGATCACGAGAGCCCTATTCGTGACGGGAGTAGATGTTCTTTGGATGGGTTCCAGCAGCCTCGCTTTCGCGACAGCGGCCGCGACGAGGCCTTTGGCCTTCTCGGTAGCCCTCTCGGGCTCCTTCGAATGCACCCAGGAACAGTGTTCGCGTATGTTCGCCATCTCGAAGAGATACGGGTTGAGTCCGGCCTCCCTTATCGTCTCCTGGAAGAGCTTCTCGTATGAACGGGGCGAGCAGGAAGCAACAACAATTCGATTCAGGTCGTGCTCCTTGATGGCCTCCTTGATCTTGTCCTGCGTCGTGACCGAGCAGGTGTACAGGTTGTCCTCGGCGTAGGCCACGTTCGGAAGCGTCCTCACGTGCTCGACGACGGAGGGGACATCGACGACACCGCCGATGTTGATGCCGCAGTGGCAGACGAAGACGCCAACGCGGGACTCCTTTCCGGAGACATCGATTTCTTCGGGCAACTCCTTGACGAGCGCAACATCCCGCTCCCCGCCAGTTGCCAACAAGGAGAGATCGGCAACGGCAGAAGCCTGACAGACGCTATCAGGGATATCCATTGGTGCATTGGCCACTCCGGCAACGTACACGCCAGGACGCGATGACTGAACAGGCTCGAACCTCTTAGTCCGAAGGAAACCGTATTCATCCAGGTTAATGTTCAACGCCTTGCAGAGTTCGGGAAGATTGGCGCGCGGTTGCAGACCGACCGAGAGGACGACCAAGTCGTAGGTCTCCTCCATAATCTCGCCCTCCTCGAGATACGCGATGATGATATTGTCCCCCTCTAGAGTCTCCTCCAGAGAAGCAACTCTGTTGTTCCTCGTTATCTGTATCTCATACTCTTCCTCTGCCCGCAGACGATAGTCCTCGAACTCCCTGCCGTACGCGCGCAGGTCCATCGCGAAAATATGGACATTGATGCTCTCGGCATGTTCCTTGGCAACAATAGCCTGCTTGAGAGCATACATGCAACAGACGGAGGAGCAGTACTCCCCGC
This genomic window contains:
- a CDS encoding hydrogenase iron-sulfur subunit; its protein translation is VACGICAEKCPVKLPSEYDASTSERKAVYRAYPQSVPSTYVIDKDNCIYFKTGKCRACEKFCEAKAIDFDQSEEEVRIDIASVIIASGADVFDPSVIHEYGYGVYPNVITSLEFERLLSASGPTQGEIVRPSDGKEPENIAFIQCVGSRSVSRGGEYCSSVCCMYALKQAIVAKEHAESINVHIFAMDLRAYGREFEDYRLRAEEEYEIQITRNNRVASLEETLEGDNIIIAYLEEGEIMEETYDLVVLSVGLQPRANLPELCKALNINLDEYGFLRTKRFEPVQSSRPGVYVAGVANAPMDIPDSVCQASAVADLSLLATGGERDVALVKELPEEIDVSGKESRVGVFVCHCGINIGGVVDVPSVVEHVRTLPNVAYAEDNLYTCSVTTQDKIKEAIKEHDLNRIVVASCSPRSYEKLFQETIREAGLNPYLFEMANIREHCSWVHSKEPERATEKAKGLVAAAVAKARLLEPIQRTSTPVTNRALVIGGGLSGMAAALSLAEHGIETHLVEKSSELGGNLRRVTHTLVGEDPQELLKDMIGEVRSKEGITLHMESEVQSVSGFVGDFRTELSNGKEIDHGVVILATGAVEYEPTEYLYGKNDHVITQLELEEMMLQEDFNPGSIVIIQCVGSRVPEYHNCSRICCSTSIKNALWVKERYPETPVYVLYKDIRTYGFRERFYREASKRGIIFLRYNDDNPPDVREENGKLKVVVKDRFLGEEIMLRPEHVVLNAATRPSPDNERLSEILKVPLGGDGFFLEAHRKLRPVEFSTEGIFLCGLAQGPKFVDENLAQAHAAAAKVVALLSKEHLAAEGSVAFVDEDICVSCRTCESICPFDAIHVDEDGGKALVTDALCKGCGSCASGCPARATTVKHFTEDQILAQVAAIASAGSHADEGFNPRIVGFLCNWCSYAAADLAGVSRFQYSPNVSIIRVMCSARVDPPIILAALLHGADGVFVAGCHLGDCHYTKGNYYAERRMKLARRLIEKAGIDPRRFMLEWISASEGARFASTMSDFTSLIRGMGPNPVAGEDPDEDRMRLLAVAKEVAEDFRPRALINKQIEAIDLGNVYGKKLTEDELDGLLNQAMDDEFDRYLILRIARKEPLSVKRIAELTGMPSDRVLNQIAIMRKRHLMKLDRIEAASPLYVAQES